Proteins found in one Micromonospora sp. WMMD1082 genomic segment:
- a CDS encoding Ppx/GppA phosphatase family protein: MAAIDCGTNSIRLLVADLPDPSAGPAAPLVDVTRRMEIVRLGQGVDSTGRLAPEAIERTRVALADYAAEIEKRGAERVRMVATSASRDAENAADFRAMVERTLGVAPEVVSGDEEARLSFTGAVRGLPADARSPYLVVDIGGGSTEFVVGGRDGGVDAAISVDIGCVRMTERHLHGDPPGPAEIAAAQADIVVAVDRALAAVPGREAATLVGLAGSVTTVVAIAEGLTGYDPARIHHARVPYDRVAEVTADLLAMTREQRLAIPVMHPGRADVIGAGALVLRVVMERAGMAAVVASEHDILDGIAWSLADANGR, from the coding sequence GTGGCGGCCATCGACTGTGGCACCAACTCGATCCGGCTGCTGGTCGCCGACCTGCCCGACCCGTCGGCCGGGCCGGCCGCGCCCCTGGTGGACGTGACCCGGCGGATGGAGATCGTCCGGCTGGGTCAGGGGGTGGACTCCACCGGCCGGCTGGCCCCGGAGGCGATCGAGCGGACCCGGGTCGCGCTCGCCGACTACGCCGCCGAGATCGAGAAGCGGGGCGCCGAGCGGGTGCGCATGGTCGCCACCTCGGCCAGCCGTGACGCCGAGAACGCGGCCGACTTCCGGGCCATGGTGGAGCGGACGTTGGGCGTCGCGCCGGAGGTGGTCAGTGGCGACGAGGAGGCCCGGCTCTCCTTCACCGGCGCGGTGCGCGGGCTGCCGGCCGACGCGCGGTCGCCGTACCTGGTGGTGGACATCGGCGGCGGCTCCACCGAGTTCGTCGTCGGCGGCCGCGACGGGGGCGTGGACGCGGCGATCTCGGTGGACATCGGCTGCGTGCGGATGACCGAGCGGCACCTGCACGGCGACCCGCCCGGCCCGGCCGAGATCGCCGCCGCGCAGGCCGACATCGTGGTCGCGGTGGATCGGGCGCTGGCGGCCGTGCCCGGGCGGGAGGCGGCCACGCTGGTCGGGCTCGCCGGGTCGGTCACCACCGTGGTCGCGATCGCCGAGGGCCTCACCGGGTACGATCCGGCCCGCATCCATCATGCCCGCGTGCCGTACGACCGGGTGGCGGAGGTCACCGCCGACCTGCTGGCGATGACCCGTGAGCAGCGGCTGGCCATCCCGGTGATGCACCCGGGCCGGGCCGACGTGATCGGCGCGGGCGCGTTGGTGCTCCGGGTGGTCATGGAACGGGCGGGCATGGCCGCGGTGGTCGCCTCCGAGCACGACATCCTCGACGGCATCGCCTGGAGCCTGGCAGACGCGAACGGGAGGTGA
- a CDS encoding septum formation initiator family protein — protein MQQRRTPGGQRPVRRPARAGRPGTVRDSGVRAESRAAAGRAPSATRGAEGVRSAKRPAAARRTAAGGAVTRLSAPRSRGLTGRATVLFAVLIALALAYTYPVRVYLDQQADIERMEAAQAAQRKLIAELTTEAEKWQDEAYIEAKARERFFMRRPGEKMVILLDAPEGATGDAGTGDGPATSTTPDPWYDTLWSSVRAADANQIDE, from the coding sequence ATGCAGCAGCGCCGCACGCCGGGTGGTCAGCGCCCGGTCCGCCGGCCGGCTCGCGCCGGGCGTCCCGGCACGGTCCGCGACAGCGGGGTCCGCGCCGAGTCGCGCGCCGCCGCCGGCCGGGCGCCGTCGGCCACCCGTGGTGCCGAGGGCGTACGCTCCGCCAAGCGGCCCGCCGCAGCCCGGCGCACCGCGGCCGGCGGTGCGGTGACGCGGCTGTCCGCACCCCGATCCCGAGGTCTCACCGGGCGCGCCACCGTGCTGTTCGCGGTGCTGATCGCGCTCGCGCTCGCCTACACCTATCCCGTCCGCGTCTATCTGGATCAGCAGGCCGACATCGAGCGGATGGAGGCCGCGCAGGCGGCTCAGCGGAAGCTGATCGCCGAGCTGACCACCGAGGCGGAGAAGTGGCAGGACGAGGCGTACATCGAGGCCAAGGCCCGGGAGCGGTTCTTCATGCGCCGGCCCGGCGAGAAGATGGTGATCCTGCTCGACGCTCCCGAGGGCGCCACCGGCGACGCGGGCACCGGTGACGGCCCGGCGACCTCGACCACTCCCGACCCCTGGTACGACACCCTCTGGTCCAGCGTGCGGGCCGCCGACGCCAACCAGATCGACGAGTGA
- a CDS encoding DUF4129 domain-containing protein, translating into MDVLRRWWPVAVVIALLAAVTLAAAHSSIGASRIPPAAGDAPFVLEYPSDEPRPSIPAEPREAAEQTRTEIPSWLGTATLVLLGLALLAVLGYLAWTVLRGVTLRVTRALPARPERRRAGGTAAEVAAAVDAGLVELDDRATDPRTAVIACWVRLEEAAATAGVSRLAGDTPTDLVSRLLRGDPSSGVPAIVSADVLAEFAHVYREARYATRPVDERTRDQARAALRRLRGELTLATEREPA; encoded by the coding sequence ATGGACGTCCTGCGCAGATGGTGGCCGGTAGCGGTGGTGATCGCCCTGCTCGCCGCCGTCACCCTGGCCGCCGCGCACTCGTCGATCGGCGCGAGCCGGATCCCGCCCGCCGCCGGGGACGCGCCCTTCGTCCTGGAGTACCCGAGCGACGAACCGCGTCCGTCGATTCCGGCCGAGCCCCGGGAGGCCGCCGAGCAGACCCGCACCGAGATTCCGTCCTGGCTCGGCACGGCGACGCTGGTGCTGCTCGGGCTGGCGCTGCTCGCCGTCCTCGGCTACCTGGCCTGGACCGTGCTGCGGGGGGTGACGCTCCGGGTCACCCGGGCGCTGCCCGCGCGGCCGGAGCGGCGCCGCGCCGGGGGCACTGCCGCCGAGGTGGCCGCGGCTGTGGATGCCGGTCTGGTCGAGCTGGACGATCGCGCCACCGACCCGCGTACCGCGGTGATCGCCTGCTGGGTACGCCTCGAAGAGGCCGCGGCCACCGCCGGGGTGTCCCGGCTGGCCGGCGACACCCCCACCGACCTGGTCAGCCGGCTGCTGCGCGGTGACCCGTCCAGCGGGGTGCCGGCGATCGTCAGCGCCGACGTGCTGGCCGAGTTCGCGCACGTCTACCGGGAGGCCCGGTACGCTACCCGCCCGGTCGACGAACGGACCCGTGACCAGGCCCGCGCGGCCCTGCGCCGGCTACGCGGCGAACTCACCCTGGCGACCGAGCGGGAGCCGGCATGA
- a CDS encoding uracil-DNA glycosylase, with amino-acid sequence MVARAARAGDLADLDAAVADCFACPRLVDWREEVARTKRAAFREQEYWGRPVPGFGDPAARIAILGLAPAAHGGNRTGRIFTGDRSGDVLFAALHRAGLANQPTSVAADDGLALRQTRIFAAVRCAPPDNKPTPVERDTCAPWLRREVELIRPTLRVVVALGAFAWAAWWPALRDVYGVRPPSPRPSFGHGADWSGTAVPELLGCYHVSQQNTFTGRLTPGMLDDVFARAKRLAGVD; translated from the coding sequence GTGGTCGCCCGCGCGGCGCGGGCGGGCGATCTGGCCGACCTGGACGCGGCCGTGGCCGACTGCTTCGCCTGCCCCCGGCTGGTCGACTGGCGGGAGGAGGTCGCCCGCACGAAGCGGGCCGCGTTCCGGGAGCAGGAGTACTGGGGTCGACCGGTGCCGGGCTTCGGCGATCCGGCGGCCCGGATCGCGATCCTCGGCCTGGCTCCGGCCGCGCACGGCGGCAACCGCACCGGCCGGATCTTCACCGGCGACCGCTCCGGCGACGTGCTCTTCGCCGCGCTGCACCGTGCCGGCCTGGCCAACCAACCCACCAGTGTGGCCGCCGACGACGGGCTGGCGCTGCGGCAGACCCGGATCTTCGCCGCCGTGCGCTGCGCCCCGCCGGACAACAAGCCCACCCCGGTCGAGCGGGACACCTGCGCGCCCTGGCTGCGCCGCGAGGTCGAACTGATCCGGCCGACGCTGCGGGTGGTGGTGGCGCTGGGGGCCTTTGCCTGGGCCGCGTGGTGGCCGGCGCTGCGTGACGTGTACGGCGTCCGTCCGCCCAGCCCGCGACCGTCGTTCGGCCATGGGGCAGACTGGTCCGGCACGGCCGTACCGGAACTGCTCGGTTGTTACCACGTCAGCCAGCAGAACACCTTCACGGGGCGGCTGACACCAGGGATGCTGGACGATGTGTTCGCCCGGGCGAAACGATTGGCCGGGGTGGACTGA
- a CDS encoding DUF885 domain-containing protein, translating to MEGFSVVGERVVEALLARRPGVATSVGDHRYDDRLTDFSADAVAGDRAMLADAASVLCQIDAEALDTEERVDHALLAALVDRELFELTEIRAHEWDPLAHNPGPLLHALVARPYAPVEVRLTALAGRLAAVPDALATARATLRDIPRVHAETAVGQFTGAAALIRDEVPALLAQAPGLVDRIEPAATAALAGLEEFVAWLRVGLAADAGPGRDPRLGRRRWEARLWYALDTELGAAEIQRRAWANLDRVTEEIRAAAVELVGGPADDETVRRALDLLAAEHPDDHTIVELASITLDEASDFVRAHDLVSVPEDPCVIQVMPQFARGVAVAYCDAPGGLETAEVPTFYCIAPTPADWPAHRVESFYREYNDHMIRNLTVHEAMPGHFLQLAHARRYAGPTRVRAMTRSGPFVEGWAVYAEELMVGHGFGGLPVRLQQLKMQLRMTLNALLDQLVHAEDVPEAEAMALLTGRGFQEEGEAAGKWRRALLTSTQLSTYFVGYSELAEVAAARPHDVPLRDWHDEMLAHGSPSPRHLRTLLDG from the coding sequence GTGGAGGGGTTTTCGGTGGTGGGGGAGCGGGTTGTCGAGGCGCTGCTGGCTCGGCGGCCGGGGGTGGCCACCTCGGTGGGGGACCACCGGTATGACGATCGGTTGACCGATTTCTCCGCCGACGCGGTGGCGGGGGACCGGGCGATGCTGGCGGATGCGGCGAGCGTGCTGTGCCAGATCGACGCCGAGGCCCTCGACACCGAGGAGCGGGTCGACCACGCCCTGCTCGCCGCCCTGGTCGACCGGGAACTGTTCGAGCTGACCGAGATCCGGGCGCACGAGTGGGATCCGCTCGCGCACAACCCCGGGCCGCTGCTGCACGCGCTTGTTGCTCGCCCGTACGCGCCGGTGGAGGTGCGGCTGACCGCCCTCGCCGGACGGCTCGCCGCCGTACCGGACGCGTTGGCGACCGCGCGTGCGACGCTGCGCGACATCCCCCGAGTGCACGCCGAGACCGCGGTCGGGCAGTTCACCGGCGCGGCGGCGCTGATCCGCGACGAGGTGCCGGCGCTGCTCGCGCAGGCACCTGGACTCGTCGACCGGATCGAGCCGGCGGCCACCGCGGCGCTCGCCGGGTTGGAGGAGTTCGTCGCCTGGTTGCGCGTCGGCCTGGCCGCCGACGCCGGTCCGGGCCGCGACCCCCGGCTGGGCCGGCGCCGCTGGGAGGCGCGGCTGTGGTACGCGCTGGACACCGAGTTGGGCGCGGCCGAGATCCAGCGCCGCGCGTGGGCGAACCTGGACCGGGTCACCGAGGAGATCCGGGCGGCGGCGGTCGAGCTGGTCGGCGGCCCGGCCGACGACGAGACGGTACGCCGGGCACTCGACCTGCTGGCCGCCGAGCATCCCGACGACCACACCATCGTCGAGCTGGCCTCGATCACGCTGGACGAGGCGAGCGACTTCGTCCGGGCGCACGACCTGGTGAGCGTGCCGGAGGACCCGTGCGTCATCCAGGTGATGCCGCAGTTCGCCCGCGGCGTGGCGGTGGCGTACTGCGACGCGCCCGGTGGGTTGGAGACCGCCGAGGTGCCGACGTTCTACTGCATCGCGCCCACCCCGGCCGACTGGCCGGCGCACCGGGTGGAGTCGTTCTACCGCGAGTACAACGACCACATGATCCGCAACCTGACCGTGCACGAGGCGATGCCCGGTCACTTCCTCCAACTCGCCCACGCCCGCCGCTACGCCGGCCCCACCCGGGTCCGGGCGATGACCCGCTCCGGCCCGTTCGTCGAGGGTTGGGCGGTCTACGCCGAGGAGCTGATGGTCGGGCACGGCTTCGGTGGCCTGCCGGTCCGGTTGCAGCAACTGAAGATGCAGCTGCGGATGACCCTCAACGCCCTGCTCGATCAGCTGGTGCACGCCGAGGACGTGCCCGAGGCCGAGGCGATGGCGCTGCTGACCGGGCGCGGCTTCCAGGAGGAGGGCGAGGCGGCGGGCAAGTGGCGCCGTGCGCTGCTGACCTCGACCCAGCTGTCCACGTACTTCGTGGGCTACAGCGAGCTGGCCGAGGTCGCCGCCGCCCGGCCGCACGACGTGCCGCTGCGTGACTGGCACGACGAGATGCTCGCCCACGGCAGCCCGTCGCCGCGCCACCTGCGCACCCTGCTCGACGGGTGA
- a CDS encoding dienelactone hydrolase family protein, with the protein MGEMITYRGDGGTGEGYLAIPATGAASPAVIVIQDWWGLVPHIRSVVDRFAEAGFVALAPDFRHGESAGKPSEPQQMLNGPQMDESAREIAAAADYLAGRIEVTGKVGCAGFCAGASLALWSANVSERIVATAAFYPRLPWEGMRAEWADYAGKDALVHCAEADGTSADPGVQAVRRAIESGGGTCQLHDYPGTAHAFFNEDRPEKFDQLAAISAWARTLELFRAKLG; encoded by the coding sequence ATGGGCGAGATGATTACCTACCGTGGTGATGGCGGTACGGGTGAGGGATATCTCGCGATCCCCGCCACCGGCGCGGCCAGCCCCGCGGTGATCGTCATTCAGGACTGGTGGGGCCTCGTACCCCACATCCGGTCCGTGGTGGACCGGTTCGCCGAGGCGGGCTTCGTGGCGCTCGCTCCCGACTTCCGGCACGGCGAGTCGGCCGGGAAGCCGAGCGAGCCTCAGCAGATGCTGAACGGCCCGCAGATGGACGAGTCGGCGCGGGAGATCGCCGCCGCCGCCGACTATCTCGCCGGCCGCATCGAGGTCACCGGCAAGGTCGGCTGCGCCGGCTTCTGCGCCGGAGCCAGCCTGGCGCTCTGGTCGGCGAACGTCTCCGAGCGGATCGTCGCCACCGCCGCCTTCTATCCGAGGTTGCCGTGGGAGGGCATGCGCGCCGAGTGGGCCGACTACGCGGGCAAGGACGCGCTCGTGCACTGCGCGGAGGCGGACGGCACCTCCGCCGACCCGGGCGTGCAGGCGGTCCGCCGGGCCATCGAGAGCGGCGGCGGCACCTGCCAACTGCACGACTATCCCGGGACCGCGCACGCCTTCTTCAACGAGGACCGGCCGGAGAAGTTCGACCAGCTGGCCGCCATCAGCGCCTGGGCCCGTACCCTCGAACTCTTCCGGGCCAAGCTTGGCTGA
- the eno gene encoding phosphopyruvate hydratase, with amino-acid sequence MATIEVIEAREILDSRGNPTVEVEVGLDDGTISRAAVPSGASTGAFEAIELRDGDKGRYLGKGVEKAVANIEDRIVDQLIGYEASEQRAIDQKMLDIDGTDNKAELGANAILGVSLAVAKAAAGSADLSLFRYLGGPNAHLLPVPMMNILNGGAHADSNVDVQEFMIAPIGAPSFREALRSGAEVYHALKSVLKKKDLSTGLGDEGGFAPNLPTNAAALDLIAEAVEKAGYRLGTDIVFALDVAATEFFSDGTYTFEGAAKSAEEMSEYYTKLADAYPIVSIEDPLAEDDWTGWQTLTAAVGDRIQIVGDDLFVTNPQRIARGIAEKAANAVLVKVNQIGSLTETLDAVDLAHRAGFKCMMSHRSGETEDTTIADLAVATGCGQIKTGAPARSDRVAKYNQLLRIEEELADAARYAGAGAFPRYRSA; translated from the coding sequence GTGGCAACCATCGAGGTAATCGAGGCCCGGGAGATCCTGGACTCGCGGGGCAACCCGACGGTCGAGGTCGAGGTCGGGCTCGACGACGGCACGATTTCCCGGGCGGCGGTGCCCTCCGGCGCCTCGACCGGCGCCTTCGAGGCGATCGAGCTGCGCGACGGTGACAAGGGCCGCTACCTGGGCAAGGGCGTGGAGAAGGCGGTCGCCAACATCGAGGACCGGATCGTCGACCAGCTCATCGGTTATGAGGCCAGCGAGCAGCGGGCGATCGACCAGAAGATGCTTGACATCGACGGCACCGACAACAAGGCCGAGCTGGGCGCCAACGCCATCCTCGGGGTCTCCCTGGCGGTGGCGAAGGCCGCGGCCGGCAGCGCCGACCTGAGCCTCTTCCGCTACCTGGGCGGGCCGAACGCGCACCTGCTGCCGGTGCCGATGATGAACATCCTCAACGGCGGGGCGCACGCCGACAGCAACGTCGACGTCCAGGAGTTCATGATCGCGCCGATCGGCGCGCCCAGCTTCCGCGAGGCGCTGCGCTCCGGCGCCGAGGTCTACCACGCGCTCAAGTCGGTGCTGAAGAAGAAGGACCTGTCGACCGGGCTCGGCGACGAGGGCGGCTTCGCGCCGAACCTGCCCACCAACGCCGCCGCCCTGGACCTGATCGCCGAGGCGGTGGAGAAGGCCGGCTACCGGCTCGGCACCGACATCGTCTTCGCCCTCGACGTGGCCGCCACCGAGTTCTTCTCCGACGGCACCTACACCTTCGAGGGTGCGGCCAAGAGCGCCGAGGAGATGAGCGAGTACTACACCAAGCTCGCCGACGCGTACCCGATCGTCTCCATCGAGGACCCGCTGGCCGAGGACGACTGGACCGGCTGGCAGACGCTGACCGCCGCGGTCGGCGACCGGATCCAGATCGTCGGCGACGACCTGTTCGTCACCAACCCGCAGCGCATCGCCCGGGGCATCGCCGAGAAGGCGGCGAACGCGGTCCTGGTGAAGGTCAACCAGATCGGTTCGCTCACCGAGACGCTGGACGCGGTCGACCTGGCCCACCGGGCCGGCTTCAAGTGCATGATGAGCCACCGCTCCGGCGAGACCGAGGACACCACCATCGCCGACCTGGCGGTGGCCACCGGCTGCGGCCAGATCAAGACGGGTGCGCCGGCCCGCTCCGACCGGGTCGCGAAGTACAACCAGCTCCTGCGCATCGAGGAGGAGCTGGCCGACGCGGCGCGGTACGCCGGTGCGGGCGCCTTCCCGCGTTACCGTTCCGCCTGA
- a CDS encoding nucleoside triphosphate pyrophosphohydrolase: MPRIVLLVTSPRLPAGLLTATAWDVVRTAVVLAGADSELTTALRSAGAQVRVLDGPAVPALLDAAAAHDTVVWLAGPAGDESLARELGLRLAREPGLAELELMYGSWDPPGARLLDAVAVLDRLLSPGGDPWKRAQTHRSLAGFLLEESYEAYDAISAGDTDALREELGDVLLQVVLHARLAEELPEDERWNIDDVAGGLVDKMVRRNPHVFAGAQAGTLEEITANWERIKQTEKARDSVLDGIVLSQPALALAAKILERSARANLTAPLPLPEAQPDPEAALGATLLALVAEAHRSNLDPEAALRRTTLTHAETIRTTESSG, translated from the coding sequence ATGCCCCGGATCGTCCTGCTGGTGACCTCGCCCCGGTTGCCGGCCGGGTTGCTGACGGCGACCGCCTGGGACGTGGTACGCACGGCTGTCGTGCTGGCGGGGGCGGACAGTGAGCTGACCACGGCGTTGCGTTCGGCGGGCGCGCAGGTGCGGGTGCTCGACGGCCCGGCGGTGCCCGCGTTGTTGGATGCGGCGGCCGCGCACGACACGGTGGTCTGGCTCGCCGGGCCGGCCGGCGACGAGTCGCTCGCCCGGGAGTTGGGTCTGCGGCTGGCCCGTGAACCGGGGCTGGCGGAGCTGGAGCTGATGTACGGCTCGTGGGATCCGCCGGGCGCCCGGTTGCTCGACGCGGTGGCGGTGCTGGACCGGCTGCTCTCGCCGGGCGGCGACCCGTGGAAGCGGGCGCAGACCCACCGGAGCCTGGCCGGGTTCCTGCTGGAGGAGAGCTACGAGGCGTACGACGCGATCAGCGCCGGGGACACCGACGCGCTGCGCGAGGAGCTGGGCGACGTGCTGCTCCAGGTGGTGCTGCACGCCCGGCTGGCCGAGGAGCTGCCCGAGGACGAGCGGTGGAACATCGACGACGTGGCCGGTGGGCTGGTCGACAAGATGGTGCGACGCAACCCGCACGTCTTCGCCGGTGCGCAGGCCGGCACGCTGGAGGAGATCACCGCCAACTGGGAGCGGATCAAGCAGACGGAGAAGGCGCGCGACTCGGTGCTCGACGGCATCGTGCTGAGCCAGCCCGCGCTCGCCCTGGCGGCGAAGATCCTGGAGCGCTCCGCCCGCGCCAACCTCACCGCCCCCCTGCCCCTGCCCGAGGCCCAGCCCGACCCCGAAGCCGCCCTGGGCGCCACCCTGCTGGCCCTGGTCGCCGAGGCGCACCGGTCCAACCTGGACCCCGAAGCCGCCCTCCGCCGCACCACCCTCACCCACGCGGAAACCATCCGCACCACCGAATCCTCCGGTTGA
- a CDS encoding IS110 family transposase, which yields MTVPKVWAGVDIGKAHHHCVVVDQNGDRLLSRRVANEEAELLTLLADVLALSDEVTWAVDVADGGAALLIALLINHEQRLVYISGLAVNRAAAGYRGTGKTDARDAAVIADQARMRRDLSPVRPGDEAAVELKILTARRSDLVADRTRTINRLREQLLNIFPALERALDLTNHGPLVLLTGYQTPAALRRVGVARLQTWLRNRKVRSAGTIAAAAVEAADRQRTTLPGEKLTAQMVHTLAKEVIALNEKVSEIDKLIEGRFHEHELAEVISSMPGIGALLGAEFLAATGGDLDAFGTPDRLAGFAGLAPSPRDSGRVSGNLHRPRRYHRGLQRVFYTSALISIQRCTESRRFYDRKRGEGKRHTQAVLALARRRINVLWALLRDRRCYQPVPPAAIAA from the coding sequence GTGACCGTGCCCAAGGTGTGGGCCGGCGTAGATATCGGCAAGGCGCATCACCACTGTGTGGTGGTCGACCAGAACGGCGACCGGCTGCTGTCGCGGCGAGTGGCCAACGAGGAAGCGGAGTTGCTGACGCTGCTGGCCGATGTGCTGGCACTGAGCGACGAGGTCACGTGGGCGGTCGACGTGGCCGACGGCGGCGCGGCTCTGCTGATCGCCTTGCTGATCAACCATGAGCAGCGGCTGGTCTATATCTCTGGTCTCGCGGTGAACCGGGCCGCCGCCGGTTACCGCGGAACCGGCAAGACCGATGCCCGCGACGCCGCAGTGATCGCCGACCAGGCACGTATGCGCCGTGACCTCAGCCCGGTGCGCCCGGGAGACGAGGCGGCCGTCGAGTTGAAGATCCTCACCGCCCGCCGGAGCGACCTGGTCGCCGACCGGACCCGCACCATCAACCGACTGCGCGAGCAGTTGCTGAACATCTTCCCCGCGCTGGAACGTGCCCTCGACCTGACCAACCACGGCCCGCTGGTGCTGCTGACCGGCTATCAGACCCCCGCAGCTCTTCGCCGTGTCGGCGTCGCGCGGTTGCAGACCTGGCTGCGTAACCGCAAAGTCCGCTCGGCCGGCACCATCGCCGCCGCCGCTGTCGAGGCCGCCGACCGGCAACGCACCACGCTGCCCGGCGAGAAGCTCACCGCCCAGATGGTTCACACCCTCGCCAAGGAGGTGATCGCCCTCAACGAGAAGGTCAGCGAGATCGACAAGCTCATCGAGGGCCGGTTTCATGAGCACGAACTCGCCGAAGTGATCTCCAGCATGCCCGGCATCGGCGCGCTGCTCGGCGCTGAGTTCCTGGCCGCCACCGGCGGCGACCTCGACGCCTTCGGCACCCCGGACCGGCTGGCCGGCTTCGCCGGCCTGGCTCCCTCGCCCCGCGATTCCGGACGCGTCAGCGGCAACCTGCACCGCCCACGCCGCTACCACCGGGGCCTCCAGCGCGTCTTCTACACCTCCGCGCTGATCAGCATCCAACGATGCACCGAGTCGCGGCGCTTCTACGACCGCAAACGCGGCGAGGGCAAACGGCACACTCAGGCCGTACTCGCACTCGCCCGCCGCCGAATCAACGTCCTGTGGGCACTCCTGCGTGACAGACGGTGCTACCAACCCGTACCGCCTGCCGCTATCGCGGCTTGA
- a CDS encoding DUF501 domain-containing protein has protein sequence MTVVPPQEPAAASIPGPEREPATEADLAAVAAQLGRPPRGTRAVAHRCPCGLPDVVETTPRLADGTPFPTLFYLTCPRATAACSRLESAGLMKEMADRLVTDPELAARYRAAHEDYLTRREAIAEVSEIAGISAGGMPGRVKCLHVHLGHALGAGPGVNPFGDETLALVEPWWTAGRCVDVPDAG, from the coding sequence GTGACTGTCGTACCACCGCAGGAACCGGCGGCGGCCTCCATACCCGGGCCGGAGCGGGAGCCGGCCACCGAGGCGGACCTGGCCGCGGTGGCCGCGCAGCTCGGGCGCCCGCCCCGGGGGACGCGGGCGGTGGCCCACCGCTGCCCGTGCGGCCTGCCGGACGTGGTGGAGACGACGCCCCGGCTGGCCGACGGCACTCCGTTTCCGACGCTGTTCTACCTGACCTGTCCCCGGGCGACGGCCGCGTGCAGCCGGCTGGAGTCGGCCGGACTGATGAAGGAGATGGCGGATCGGCTGGTCACCGACCCTGAACTGGCCGCCCGCTACCGCGCCGCGCACGAGGACTACCTGACCCGGCGGGAGGCCATCGCCGAGGTATCCGAGATCGCCGGCATCTCGGCCGGCGGGATGCCCGGCCGGGTGAAGTGCCTGCACGTCCACCTTGGCCACGCGCTCGGCGCCGGTCCCGGCGTGAACCCCTTCGGCGACGAGACGCTGGCCCTGGTCGAGCCCTGGTGGACGGCGGGACGCTGCGTCGACGTGCCGGACGCCGGGTGA
- a CDS encoding amino-acid N-acetyltransferase, translating into MTTPDDIVVRRARTADVRAIRRLVDTYTDDRRLLSKATVTLYEDVQEFRVASRAADGTVVGCGALHVMWEDLAEIRTVAVDPTYRGQRIGHRIVAELIGAARELGIARIFVLTFETRFFASFGFTEIDGAPVPHPVYEQLLRSYDEGVAEFLDLERVKPNTLGNTRMLLRL; encoded by the coding sequence GTGACCACCCCCGACGACATCGTGGTCCGGCGGGCCCGGACCGCCGACGTACGGGCGATCCGGCGGCTGGTGGACACCTACACCGACGATCGCCGGCTGCTCAGCAAGGCGACCGTGACGCTCTACGAGGACGTGCAGGAGTTCCGGGTGGCCAGCCGGGCCGCCGACGGCACGGTGGTGGGCTGCGGGGCGCTGCACGTGATGTGGGAGGACCTGGCGGAGATCCGTACGGTGGCGGTCGATCCGACCTACCGGGGGCAGCGGATCGGGCACCGGATCGTCGCCGAGCTGATCGGGGCGGCGCGGGAGCTGGGGATCGCCCGGATCTTCGTGCTGACCTTCGAGACCCGGTTCTTCGCCTCGTTCGGGTTCACCGAGATCGACGGCGCACCGGTGCCACACCCGGTCTACGAGCAGCTGCTGCGCTCGTACGACGAGGGTGTCGCCGAGTTCCTCGACCTGGAGCGGGTCAAGCCGAACACCCTGGGCAACACCCGCATGCTGCTGCGCCTCTGA